From Juglans regia cultivar Chandler chromosome 6, Walnut 2.0, whole genome shotgun sequence, the proteins below share one genomic window:
- the LOC108989520 gene encoding beta-amyrin 28-monooxygenase-like, whose translation MEHFYLSLLLVFVSFVSLSLFFLFYKHRSNFTGPNLPPGKTGYPMIGESLEFLSSGWKGHPEKFIFDRMTKFSSEVFKTSLLGQPAAVFCGPTCNKFLFSNENKLVTAWWPESVNKVFPSSTQSSSNEESKKMRKMLPNFLKPEALQRYIGIMDNIAERHFASGWDNQKEVIVFPLAKRYTFWLACRLFISVEDPNHIATFADPFQALASGIISIPIDLPGTPFNRAIKASNFIRKELVKIIKQRKIDLAEGKASPTQDILSHMLLTCDENGQYMAELDIADKILGLLIGGHDTASAACTFIVKYLAEIPDVYEGVYNEQMEIAKSKAAGEMLNWDDIQKMRYSWNVACEVMRLAPPLQGGFREALTDFAFNGFSIPKGWKLYWSANSTHKNPDYFPEPQKFDPSRFEGRGPAPYTYVPFGGGPRMCPGKEYARLEILVFMHHLVKRFKWDKLIPDEKIVVDPMPIPAKGLPVRLFPHKA comes from the exons ATGGAGCATTTCTATCTCTCCCTTCTCCTCGTCTTTGTTTCCTTcgtctccctctccctctttttcctcttctacaAGCACAGATCCAACTTTACCGGCCCAAACCTCCCGCCGGGCAAGACCGGTTACCCCATGATTGGCGAGAGCCTCGAGTTCTTGTCCTCCGGATGGAAAGGTCATCCGGAAAAGTTCATCTTCGACCGCATGACCAAGTTCTCGTCCGAAGTTTTCAAGACCTCGCTTCTTGGGCAGCCGGCGGCAGTCTTCTGTGGCCCAACATGCAACAAGTTTTTGTTCTCCAACGAGAACAAGCTTGTCACTGCTTGGTGGCCTGAATCGGTTAACAAAGTCTTCCCTAGCTCCACCCAAAGCAGCTCTAACGAAGAGtcaaagaagatgagaaagatGCTCCCCAATTTCCTCAAGCCCGAAGCTTTGCAAAGGTACATCGGTATCATGGACAACATAGCTGAAAGACACTTCGCTTCTGGTTGGGATAACCAAAAGGAAGTCATTGTTTTCCCTCTCGCAAAAAG GTATACTTTCTGGTTGGCTTGCCGCTTGTTTATCAGTGTTGAGGACCCAAACCATATAGCAACATTTGCAGATCCATTCCAGGCTTTGGCCTCTGGGATCATCTCAATCCCAATTGACTTGCCTGGAACACCATTTAACCGTGCAATCAAGGCCTCAAACTTCATTAGGAAGGAGCTCGTGAAGATCATTAAGCAGAGAAAGATTGATTTGGCTGAAGGAAAAGCAAGCCCTACCCAAGATATATTGTCCCACATGCTCTTGACTTGTGACGAGAATGGACAGTACATGGCTGAGTTGGATATTGCAGACAAGATTCTTGGTTTGTTGATCGGTGGCCATGATACCGCTAGTGCTGCCTGCACTTTCATCGTCAAGTATCTTGCTGAGATTCCTGATGTTTACGAGGGTGTTTACAATG AACAAATGGAGATAGCCAAGTCAAAAGCTGCTGGAGAGATGCTGAATTGGGATGACATTCAAAAGATGAGGTATTCATGGAACGTTGCGTGTGAAGTGATGAGGCTTGCTCCTCCTCTCCAAGGGGGCTTCCGGGAAGCTCTTACTGACTTCGCCTTCAATGGCTTCTCCATTCCAAAGGGCTGGAAG TTGTACTGGAGTGCAAACTCTACACACAAGAATCCGGACTACTTCCCTGAACCTCAGAAGTTTGATCCCAGCAGGTTTGAAGGACGTGGACCTGCTCCTTACACATATGTTCCATTTGGAGGAGGACCAAGGATGTGCCCTGGAAAAGAGTATGCCCGTTTGGAAATACTTGTTTTCATGCACCATTTGGTGAAAAGGTTCAAGTGGGATAAACTCATTCCTGACGAGAAAATCGTAGTTGATCCCATGCCTATTCCTGCAAAGGGTCTGCCTGTTCGCCTTTTCCCTCACAAAgcttga